From a region of the Syngnathoides biaculeatus isolate LvHL_M chromosome 2, ASM1980259v1, whole genome shotgun sequence genome:
- the kcnd1 gene encoding potassium voltage-gated channel subfamily D member 1 gives MAAGVATWLPFARAAAVGWLPLAKKTMPKPPVDNSSRSDEILYVNVSGVRFQTWKNTLDRYPDTLLGSSEKEFFYNDDTQEYFFDRDPEMFRHILNFYRTGKLHYPRHECIQAFDEELAFYGIVPEIIGDCCMEEYRDRKKENQERLAEDTEANEAMDAPLPPHSTPRERLWRAFENPHTSTMALVFYYVTGFFIAVSVIANVVETVPCRPLKGSVKELPCGEKYQLAFFCMDTACVLIFTFEYLMRLFAAPSRCKFMRSVMSVIDVVAIMPYYIGLVMPENEDVSGAFVTLRVFRVFRIFKFSRHSQGLRILGYTLKSCASELGFLLFSLTMAIIIFATVMFYAEKGTKGSTFTSIPASFWYTIVTMTTLGYGDMVPNTIAGKIFGSICSLSGVLVIALPVPVIVSNFSRIYHQNQRADKMRAQQKVRLARIRMAKKGTTNAFLQYKEDRALGDRDSDSGALCVRNKSAFEHQHHHLLHCLEKTTNHEFTDELNYSELCITESVGFRTSRSTSLSSQQGALNHSTGCCPRRVRRRAAMRLANSTVSVSRGSVQELDTLHGKGVPGPPQTRSSLNAQINLKLNCGEQDFSAAIISIPTPPANTPDESLPPSPAAIPGGILRNTRATAYTSDAVKISSL, from the exons ATGGCGGCCGGTGTGGCAACATGGCTGCCGTTCGCGCGGGCGGCGGCTGTGGGATGGCTGCCGCTAGCCAAGAAGACCATGCCCAAACCTCCTGTGGACAACTCGTCCAGATCAGACGAAATCCTCTATGTCAATGTCAGTGGGGTCCGCTTTCAG acATGGAAGAACACGCTGGACCGCTATCCCGACACGCTGCTCGGGTCCTCGGAAAAGGAGTTCTTCTACAACGACGACACTCAGGAGTATTTCTTCGACAGGGACCCCGAAATGTTCCGCCACATCCTCAACTTCTACCGCACCGGGAAGCTGCACTACCCGCGACACGAGTGCATCCAGGCCTTCGATGAGGAGTTGGCCTTCTACGGCATCGTGCCCGAAATCATCGGCGACTGCTGCATGGAG GAATACCGAGACCGGAAAAAGGAGAACCAGGAGCGTCTGGCCGAGGACACGGAAGCCAACGAAGCTATGGACGCGCCCCTGCCCCCGCACAGCACCCCCAGAGAGCGTCTGTGGAGAGCCTTCGAGAACCCACATACGTCCACCATGGCGCTGGTTTTCTACTACGTGACGGGCTTCTTCATCGCCGTGTCGGTCATCGCCAACGTGGTGGAGACGGTCCCGTGCCGGCCCCTCAAGGGCAGCGTCAAGGAGCTCCCGTGCGGCGAGAAGTACCAGCTGGCCTTCTTCTGCATGGACACGGCGTGCGTGCTCATCTTCACCTTTGAGTATCTGATGCGTCTGTTCGCCGCGCCCAGTCGCTGCAAGTTCATGCGCTCGGTCATGTCGGTCATCGACGTGGTGGCCATCATGCCCTACTACATCGGCCTGGTCATGCCTGAGAACGAGGACGTGAGCGGCGCCTTTGTCACGCTGAGGGTCTTCCGTGTCTTCCGGATCTTCAAGTTCTCGCGCCACTCGCAGGGTCTGAGGATTCTGGGCTACACGCTCAAGAGCTGCGCCTCGGAGCTGGGCTTCCTGCTCTTCTCCCTCACCATGGCCATCATCATCTTCGCCACCGTCATGTTTTACGCCGAGAAGGGGACCAAGGGCTCCACCTTCACCTCCATCCCGGCCTCCTTCTGGTACACCATCGTCACCATGACGACACTGGG GTACGGCGACATGGTTCCCAACACCATCGCCGGGAAGATTTTCGGCTCCATCTGCTCGCTGAGCGGCGTGCTGGTCATCGCCCTCCCCGTGCCCGTCATCGTGTCCAACTTCAGTCGAATCTACCACCAGAACCAGCGCGCAGACAAGATGCGAGCGCAGCAG AAAGTGCGCTTGGCTCGAATCCGCATGGCAAAGAAAGGAACTACTAACGCCTTCCTGCAATACAAAGAAGATCGAGCTCTTGGG GACCGCGACAGCGACAGCGGCGCTCTGTGCGTAAGGAACAAGTCGGCGTTCGAGCATCAACATCATCACCTTCTTCACTGTTTAGAGAAGACCACG AACCACGAGTTCACAGACGAACTCAACTACAGCGAGTTGTGCATCACAGAGTCGGTGGGCTTCCGGACCAGCCGCAGCACCTCCCTGTCCAGCCAACAGGGGGCGCTCAACCACTCCACAGGCTGCTGCCCCCGTCGGGTCCGGAGGCGAGCGGCCATGCGACTGGCCAACTCCACCGTGTCCGTGAGCCGCGGCAGCGTGCAGGAGCTGGACACGCTACACGGAAAGGGCGTGCCAGGCCCACCGCAGAC TCGTTCCAGCCTCAACGCTCAGATCAACCTCAAGCTTAACTGTGGCGAGCAAGACTTCAGCGCCGCCATCATAAGCATCCCCACGCCGCCTGCCAACACGCCCGACGAGAGCCTGCCGCCCTCGCCCGCTGCCATCCCGGGTGGCATCCTGCGCAACACGCGCGCCACCGCCTACACTTCTGACGCCGTCAAGATCTCCTCCTTGTAA